In Mus musculus strain C57BL/6J chromosome 9, GRCm38.p6 C57BL/6J, one genomic interval encodes:
- the Casp1 gene encoding caspase-1: MADKILRAKRKQFINSVSIGTINGLLDELLEKRVLNQEEMDKIKLANITAMDKARDLCDHVSKKGPQASQIFITYICNEDCYLAGILELQSAPSAETFVATEDSKGGHPSSSETKEEQNKEDGTFPGLTGTLKFCPLEKAQKLWKENPSEIYPIMNTTTRTRLALIICNTEFQHLSPRVGAQVDLREMKLLLEDLGYTVKVKENLTALEMVKEVKEFAACPEHKTSDSTFLVFMSHGIQEGICGTTYSNEVSDILKVDTIFQMMNTLKCPSLKDKPKVIIIQACRGEKQGVVLLKDSVRDSEEDFLTDAIFEDDGIKKAHIEKDFIAFCSSTPDNVSWRHPVRGSLFIESLIKHMKEYAWSCDLEDIFRKVRFSFEQPEFRLQMPTADRVTLTKRFYLFPGH; encoded by the exons ATGGCTG ACAAGATCCTGAGGGCAAAGAGGAAGCAATTTATCAACTCAGTGAGTATAGGGACAATAAATGGATTGTTGGATGAACTTTTAGAGAAGAGAGTGCTGAATCAGGAAGAAATGGATAAAATAAAACTTGCAAACATTACTGCTATGGACAAGGCACGGGACCTATGTGATCATGTCTCTAAAAAAGGGCCCCAGGCAAGCCAAATCTTTATCACTTACATTTGTAATGAAGACTGCTACCTGGCAGGAATTCTGGAGCTTCAATCAG CTCCATCAGCTGAAACATTTGTTGCTACAGAAGATTCTAAAGGAGGACATCCTTCATCCTCAG aaacaaaggaagaacagAACAAAGAAGATGGCACATTTCCAGGACTGACTGGGACCCTCAAGTTTTGCCCTTTAGAAAAAGCCCAGAAGTTATGGAAAGAAAATCCTTCAGAG ATTTATCCAATAATGAATACAACCACTCGTACACGTCTTGCCCTCATTATCTGCAACACAGAGTTTCAACATCTTTCTCCGAGGGTTGGAGCTCAAGTTGACCTCAGAGAAATGAAGTTGCTGCTGGAGGATCTGGGGTATACCGTGAAAGTGAAAGAAAATCTCACAGCTCTG GAGATGGTGAAAGAGGTGAAAGAATTtgctgcctgcccagagcacaagACTTCTGACAGTACTTTCCTTGTATTCATGTCTCATGGTATCCAGGAGGGAATATGTGGGACCACATACTCTAATGAAGTTTCAGATATTTTAAAGGTTGACACAATCTTTCAGATGATGAACACTTTGAAGTGCCCAAGCTTGAAAGACAAGCCCAAGGTGATCATTATTCAGGCATGCCGTGGAG AGAAACAAGGAGTGGTGTTGTTAAAAgattcagtaagagactctgaAGAGGATTTCTTAACGGATGCAATTTTTGAAGATGATGGCATTAAGAAGGCCCATATAGAGAAAGATTTTATTGCTTTCTGCTCTTCAACACCAG ATAATGTGTCTTGGAGACATCCTGTCAGGGGCTCACTTTTCATTGAGTCACTcatcaaacacatgaaagaatatGCCTGGTCTTGTGACTTGGAGGACATTTTCAGAAAG GTTCGATTTTCATTTGAACAACCAGAATTTAGGCTACAGATGCCCACTGCTGATAGGGTGACCCTGACAAAACGTTTCTACCTCTTCCCGGGACATTAA